A window of Candidatus Zixiibacteriota bacterium genomic DNA:
TTCGACTATGCTTTTTCCGATGCCGAGGGCAAGGGCGGTTATATCCTGATCGCCGAGGAAGACGAAAGCAAAAAGCCGATCGGTTCGCTGGTCATGCTGAAAACCGGTATGAGCGGTTATGTGCCGGAACATATCCTCCTGTTTGTAGCTGTTGCTCCTGAAGGTCGCGGCAAAGGCATCGGAAGCAAGATTATCAATCACGCTTTTGACCTGTGCAAGCCGGACCCGGTCAAACTTCACGTCG
This region includes:
- a CDS encoding GNAT family N-acetyltransferase, translating into MSTDTAQKINMHEIYKPEDFPEWIDQDKLAHFLHESLKPYEDTVEDIKSAFDYAFSDAEGKGGYILIAEEDESKKPIGSLVMLKTGMSGYVPEHILLFVAVAPEGRGKGIGSKIINHAFDLCKPDPVKLHVEYDNPAKRLYERLGMTTKYAEMRLER